One window from the genome of Fulvivirga lutea encodes:
- a CDS encoding YwbE family protein has translation MNGTRRENIKPGLKVAIVLKKDQRTGKLTEGIVKDLLTKSPTHHHGIKVRLEDGQIGRVKEILED, from the coding sequence GTGAACGGAACCCGAAGAGAAAATATCAAACCCGGATTAAAAGTAGCCATTGTATTAAAAAAGGATCAGCGAACAGGCAAACTAACTGAAGGAATAGTTAAGGATTTGCTTACTAAATCTCCCACTCACCACCATGGAATTAAAGTGCGTTTAGAGGATGGTCAAATTGGGCGGGTCAAAGAAATACTGGAAGATTAA
- a CDS encoding YheT family hydrolase, translating to MPLVKSSYKPPFWMRNGHIATIVPSTFRKVEGVTYSRERIDTPDDDFLDLDWIKRGNDQLVIISHGLEGSSNRPYMLGMAKYMSENGVDVLAWNCRSCSGEINRQARFYHHGATDDLETVVNHVLCQLNYKSIVLIGFSMGGSLTIKYLGENDSRPKEVKGGIAFSIPVSLKSSVDQLTHSKTGFYKKRFLRKLEEKVKLKAETYPGLIEYDGFKDIKEFEDFDNKYTAPIHGFKDAQDFYKRASAGNYLPQVSVPLLICNAVNDPFLGEPCYPYGLCELSENLYLETPKYGGHVGFQLPNADYNYMEKRALEFIKEQF from the coding sequence ATGCCTTTAGTAAAATCCAGTTACAAACCTCCGTTTTGGATGCGAAATGGACATATAGCCACCATCGTACCCAGCACTTTTCGAAAGGTAGAAGGAGTAACATATTCAAGAGAACGTATTGACACTCCCGATGATGATTTTTTAGATCTTGATTGGATTAAGAGAGGCAACGATCAACTAGTCATTATTTCTCATGGTTTAGAAGGCAGTAGTAATAGGCCGTATATGTTAGGAATGGCCAAATATATGTCTGAAAATGGCGTTGATGTGCTTGCTTGGAACTGCAGAAGCTGTAGTGGTGAAATAAATCGCCAGGCAAGGTTTTATCATCATGGAGCGACTGATGATTTAGAAACTGTTGTAAATCACGTATTGTGTCAATTAAATTATAAGTCCATTGTTTTGATTGGATTTAGTATGGGAGGAAGTTTAACTATCAAATATTTAGGCGAAAATGATTCTCGACCAAAAGAAGTAAAGGGCGGAATTGCGTTTTCAATACCTGTAAGTCTTAAATCGAGTGTTGATCAGCTAACCCACTCTAAAACAGGGTTTTATAAGAAACGATTTCTAAGAAAGCTGGAAGAGAAAGTAAAACTAAAAGCAGAAACTTACCCAGGTTTAATTGAGTATGATGGATTTAAAGACATAAAAGAATTTGAAGACTTTGATAACAAATACACGGCACCCATTCATGGCTTTAAAGATGCTCAGGATTTCTACAAGCGAGCGAGTGCCGGTAACTACTTACCACAAGTTTCGGTACCACTCCTCATTTGCAATGCTGTAAACGATCCGTTTTTGGGTGAACCTTGCTATCCTTATGGCTTATGTGAACTTAGCGAAAACCTCTATTTGGAAACTCCGAAATATGGTGGACACGTGGGTTTTCAATTACCAAATGCAGATTATAATTATATGGAAAAAAGAGCCTTAGAATTTATAAAAGAACAGTTTTAA
- a CDS encoding TonB-dependent receptor, protein MKYIVCTWLFMAVQIAVSAQVLTVKDNSGNPVELATVASKSPNEFITTDENGRADISKLKGSKKIEIRSIGYKTVYTNYEELQLMGFDVTMKASTLSMDEIVISATKWELSSSETPTKIVSIPTEEIVLQNPQTAADLLNVSGKVFIQKSQQGGGSPMIRGFATNRLLYTLDGVRMNTAIFRGGNIQNVISLDPFALESTEVFFGPGSVIYGSDAIGGVMSFQTLTPQLSESNEVEVTGNAVVRTSSANNERTGHLDVNVGWNKWAFVSSFSSWDYDHLKQGSDGPDDYLKPYYVQRQDSSDVVITQDDPLLQIPTAYSQINMMQKVRFKPNAQWDIQYGFHLSETSSYGRYDRHNRVRNGTARYAEWDYGPQKWMMNNLTLTHQGLTTMYDKMNVRLAYQKFEESRIDRSLNSDTRTTQTEMVDAYSVNIDLLKNLGEQHTINYGIEYVSNEVESSGFETNISTNSSIASTSRYPAATWESLGVYINEQFKVFDELSLQAGLRYNQFMIDATFDQQFFNFPFNNAKLEEGSLTGSLGAVYRPNDNWVISSNFGTAFRAPNVDDIGKIFDSEPGAITVPNPDLKAEYAYNFDIGVAAKIGEVAKIDLTAYYTLLDNALVRRNFTLNGNDSIIYQGELSQVQAIQNAAQARVYGVQAGIELNLADHFQFTSDINYQQGEEELDDGSTSSSRHAAPLFGTSRLKFNHDKLKLEFYASYQGEISHDDLTVEEQGKDEIYAKDSEGNTYAPSWYTLNLKAMFPVSDKLTVTAGLENITDQRYRPYSSGVSAPGRNFILALRARLN, encoded by the coding sequence ATGAAATACATAGTATGCACATGGCTATTTATGGCCGTGCAAATTGCTGTAAGCGCACAGGTGCTCACAGTAAAAGACAATTCCGGCAACCCTGTTGAATTAGCTACTGTTGCCAGTAAATCGCCCAATGAGTTTATAACAACAGATGAAAACGGCCGAGCTGATATTAGTAAATTAAAAGGTTCTAAAAAAATAGAAATCCGATCGATAGGCTATAAAACAGTGTATACCAATTATGAGGAATTACAATTAATGGGCTTTGATGTAACTATGAAAGCATCTACCCTTTCTATGGATGAAATAGTTATTTCTGCGACTAAATGGGAACTCTCAAGTAGTGAAACACCTACTAAAATTGTTTCGATTCCTACAGAGGAAATAGTGCTTCAAAACCCACAAACAGCCGCTGATTTGCTAAATGTATCGGGCAAAGTCTTTATTCAAAAAAGTCAACAAGGTGGTGGCAGTCCCATGATACGAGGGTTTGCCACCAATCGTTTACTGTACACGTTAGATGGCGTGCGAATGAATACCGCCATCTTCAGAGGTGGAAATATTCAAAATGTAATAAGCCTTGATCCGTTTGCATTGGAAAGCACTGAGGTGTTCTTTGGGCCGGGTTCTGTGATTTACGGTAGTGATGCCATTGGAGGTGTCATGAGTTTTCAAACGCTTACACCCCAGCTATCTGAAAGTAACGAAGTAGAGGTGACCGGCAATGCCGTAGTTAGAACTTCCAGTGCTAACAATGAAAGAACCGGGCATTTAGATGTGAATGTAGGCTGGAATAAATGGGCATTTGTTTCGAGCTTCAGTTCTTGGGATTATGACCACTTGAAGCAAGGCAGTGATGGGCCTGATGATTACTTAAAGCCGTATTATGTACAAAGGCAAGATTCTTCGGATGTAGTGATAACCCAGGATGATCCTTTATTGCAAATACCAACGGCCTATTCGCAAATAAACATGATGCAGAAAGTGCGATTCAAGCCAAATGCACAATGGGATATTCAATATGGCTTTCATTTATCTGAAACATCTTCATATGGCAGATATGACAGGCACAACAGAGTAAGAAACGGAACGGCCAGATATGCAGAATGGGATTACGGTCCACAGAAATGGATGATGAATAATTTAACACTCACACATCAGGGGCTGACGACCATGTACGATAAAATGAATGTACGCCTGGCCTATCAAAAGTTTGAAGAAAGCAGGATTGATCGTTCTTTAAATAGCGATACCCGAACCACGCAGACAGAAATGGTAGATGCCTATTCGGTGAACATAGATCTCTTGAAAAACCTGGGTGAGCAACATACCATTAACTATGGAATTGAGTATGTTTCTAATGAGGTCGAATCTAGCGGATTTGAAACGAATATTAGTACCAATAGCTCCATTGCAAGTACCTCGCGTTACCCTGCGGCTACCTGGGAATCATTGGGTGTATACATTAATGAGCAGTTTAAGGTATTTGATGAGCTGTCATTGCAGGCAGGTTTGCGTTACAATCAGTTTATGATAGATGCTACGTTCGATCAGCAATTTTTCAACTTTCCTTTCAACAATGCTAAGTTGGAAGAGGGATCACTCACAGGAAGTTTAGGAGCTGTTTACAGACCAAATGATAATTGGGTAATCAGTTCTAATTTTGGAACAGCCTTTCGAGCACCTAATGTGGACGATATAGGCAAAATATTTGATTCTGAGCCGGGAGCCATTACAGTTCCTAATCCAGATTTAAAAGCAGAATATGCCTATAACTTTGATATTGGAGTTGCTGCCAAAATTGGAGAAGTAGCCAAGATTGATTTAACTGCCTATTATACATTACTGGATAATGCTTTGGTTCGCAGAAACTTTACTTTAAATGGTAATGATTCCATCATTTATCAGGGGGAATTGAGCCAGGTACAAGCGATACAAAACGCGGCTCAAGCTCGAGTTTATGGTGTGCAAGCAGGTATTGAATTGAATTTGGCTGATCATTTTCAATTTACATCTGACATCAACTATCAACAGGGTGAAGAAGAGCTGGATGATGGCTCTACAAGCAGTTCCCGACATGCAGCACCACTATTTGGAACCTCACGACTTAAATTTAATCATGACAAACTAAAACTAGAGTTTTATGCTTCTTACCAGGGAGAAATTAGTCATGACGACCTTACTGTGGAAGAACAAGGCAAGGATGAAATATACGCCAAAGATTCTGAAGGAAATACCTATGCACCTTCTTGGTATACTTTAAACTTGAAGGCGATGTTCCCGGTATCTGATAAACTAACGGTAACTGCTGGATTGGAGAATATTACAGATCAACGATATAGGCCCTATAGCTCAGGTGTTTCTGCGCCAGGGAGGAACTTTATCCTAGCATTAAGAGCCCGACTTAATTAG
- a CDS encoding deoxynucleoside kinase gives MHVAICGNIGCGKTTLAAMLAKQFGWKAEMESVEDNPYLEDFYEDMKRWSFHLQVYFLNSRFNQIKRIRESETSTIQDRTIYEDAFIFASNLYESKLMNERDYRCYLTLFESMIQHVQAPDLLIYLKADIPKLVAQIEKRGRTYEEAIRIDYLKNLNKRYESWIDGYQDSKLLIIDMNKTDFVNKPEDFSVIVNRIDVEVNGLFS, from the coding sequence TTGCATGTAGCTATTTGCGGTAACATTGGATGTGGAAAAACCACTTTGGCAGCCATGCTGGCCAAACAATTTGGTTGGAAAGCTGAGATGGAATCCGTGGAGGATAATCCGTATTTAGAAGACTTTTATGAGGATATGAAACGCTGGTCGTTTCACTTGCAGGTGTATTTTCTCAATAGCAGATTCAATCAGATTAAACGAATTCGTGAAAGCGAAACTTCTACCATCCAGGATAGAACTATATATGAAGATGCCTTCATTTTTGCGTCCAATTTGTATGAATCCAAGCTCATGAATGAGCGAGATTATCGTTGCTACCTGACCCTTTTTGAGTCGATGATTCAGCATGTGCAAGCACCTGACCTACTCATTTACTTAAAGGCCGATATTCCAAAACTTGTTGCCCAGATTGAAAAACGAGGTAGAACCTATGAGGAAGCTATTCGAATTGATTACTTAAAAAACTTGAATAAGCGTTACGAAAGCTGGATTGACGGTTATCAGGATAGCAAGCTCTTGATCATTGACATGAACAAAACAGATTTCGTCAATAAGCCCGAAGATTTCTCAGTAATCGTGAATAGAATAGATGTGGAAGTAAACGGGTTATTTAGTTAA